A DNA window from Daucus carota subsp. sativus chromosome 3, DH1 v3.0, whole genome shotgun sequence contains the following coding sequences:
- the LOC108213130 gene encoding inositol hexakisphosphate and diphosphoinositol-pentakisphosphate kinase VIP2 isoform X4 produces the protein MRNHDGKEVRYPVLLTPNEKQMAREVCIAFRQSVCGFDLLRCEGRSYVCDVNGWSFVKNSYKYYDDAACVLRKMFLDAKAPHLSSTIPPILPWKVNEPVQPSEGLTRQGSGIIGTFGQSEELRCVITIMRHGDRTPKQKVKLKVTEEKLLNLMLKYNGGRPRAETKLKSAVQLQDLLDATRILVPRSRPGRESDSEAEDIEHAEKLRQVKAVLEEGGHFSGIYRKVQLKPLKWVKIAKANGEGEDERPAEALMVLKYGGVLTHAGRKQAEELGRYFRNNMYPGEGTGLLRLHSTYRHDLKIYSSDEGRVQMSAAAFAKGLLDLEGQLTPILVSLVSKDSSMLDGLENASIEMEEAKARLNEIITSGAKTTQSNGSPAKPWMVDGAGLPPNASELLPKLVKLTKKVTEQVRLLAKDEDENLAEKSSYDVILPYDQARALGKTNIDVDRIAAGLPCGSEGFLLMYARWRKLERDLYNERKERFDITQIPDVYDSCKYDLLHNAHLNVEGLDELFKVAQLLADGVIPNEYGINPKQKLKIGSKIARRLLGKILIDLRNTREEAISVAELKSNQEQESTINTTFTEPPPVKTEKEATVNKTTKEEQDHQRISHIRMEDTRRNSFTSDMSMDQEEDDDKEIKYRLDPKYANVRTPDRHVRTRLYFTSESHIHSLMNVLRYCNLDESLQGEDSMFCDNALERLFKTKELDYMSYIVLRMFENTELPLEDPKRFRIEMTFSRGADLSPLEKNDSEATSLHQEHTLPIMGPERLQEAGSYLTLEKMEAMARPFAMPAEDFPPPSTPQGFSGYFSKSAAVLERLVNLWPFHKHGNTNGK, from the exons ATGAGAAATCATGATGGAAAAGAA GTTAGGTATCCTGTACTTCTCACTCCAAATGAGAAGCAGATGGCAAGGGAGGTTTGCATTGCATTCAGGCAATCA GTTTGTGGTTTTGACCTGTTGCGTTGTGAAGGCCGCTCATACGTGTGCGATGTAAACGGGTGGAGCTTCGTAAAGAATTCCTACAA GTATTATGACGATGCTGCTTGCGTGTTGAGAAAGATGTTCCTAGATGCAAAAGCCCCCCATCTTTCATCGACAATTCCTCCGATTTTGCCTTGGAAAGTTAATGAACCGGTTCAACCTTCTGAGGGACTCACACGCCAGGGAAGTGGAATTATAGGCACATTTGGACAGTCCGAGGAGCTACGTTGTGTTATTACTATTATGAGACA TGGCGATAGAACTCCAAAGCAGAAAGTAAAGCTGAAGGTGACTGAAGAAAAGCTATTGAATTTGATGCTTAAATACAATGGGGGAAGACCTAGAGCTGAG ACAAAACTTAAAAGTGCTGTGCAGTTGCAAGACCTTTTGGATGCTACAAGAATTCTGGTTCCACGATCCAG GCCTGGCCGGGAAAGTGATAGTGAGGCAGAAGACATCGAGCATGCTGAAAAACTGCGTCAAGTTAAAGCGGTTCTGGAGGAG GGAGGGCATTTTTCTGGCATTTACAGGAAGGTTCAACTAAAACCTCTAAAATGGGTTAAAATTGCAAAAGCTAATGGTGAAGGTGAAGATGAAAGACCTGCTGAAGCCTTGATGGTTCTTAAATATGGGGGTGTTCTTACACATGCTGGCAGGAAACAG GCAGAAGAACTGGGAAGATATTTCCGAAACAATATGTATCCAG GAGAAGGTACCGGTCTGCTTCGTCTGCACAGCACATATCGTCATGATCTGAAAATATATAGCTCAGATGAAGGCCGTGTACAG ATGTCAGCTGCTGCATTTGCAAAGGGCCTCCTTGATTTAGAAGGACAATTAACCCCAATTTTG GTTTCACTTGTTAGCAAGGACTCCTCTATGTTGGATGGACTTGAGAATGCCAGTATTGAAATGGAAGAAGCTAAG GCTAGGTTGAATGAAATAATAACATCTGGAGCAAAGACAACTCAAAGCAACGGATCACCTGCAAAACCTTGGATGGTTGATGGAGCTGGGCTTCCTCCAAATGCTTCAGAACTTCTCCCAAAATTG GTGAAGTTGACAAAGAAGGTCACCGAACAAGTGCGGCTGCTTGCTAAGGATGAAGATGAGAATTTGGCAGAAAAGAGCTCGTATGATGTTATTCTCCCATACGATCAAGCAAGGGCATTAGGTAAAACAAATATAGATGTTGATCGTATTGCTGCTGGATTACCCTGTGGCAGCGAGGGATTTCTTTTAATGTATGCTCGATGGAGAAAACTTGAGAGAGACCTATATAATGAACGAAAGGA GCGTTTTGACATTACACAAATTCCAGATGTTTATGACTCATGCAA GTATGATCTCTTGCACAATGCGCATCTTAATGTAGAAGGGTTGGATGAACTCTTCAAAGTTGCTCAG TTACTTGCAGACGGTGTTATTCCCAATGAGTATGGTATTAATCCAAAGCAGAAACTGAAGATTGGCTCAAAG ATTGCTCGACGCTTGCTTGGTAAAATATTGATTGATCTGAGGAACACTCGTGAGGAAGCAATCAGTGTTGCTGAACTAAAGAGTAATCAGGAGCAAGAATCAACAATTAATACCACCTTTACAGAACCACCACCAGTGAAGACTGAGAAAGAGGCAACAGTCAACAAGACAACAAAAGAAGAACAGGATCATCAACGAATATCTCATATTCGAATGGAGGACACCAGGAGGAACAGCTTCACAAGTGACATGTCGATGGATCAGGAGGAGGATGATGACAAAGAGATCAAATACCGGTTGGATCCAAA ATATGCAAATGTGAGGACACCGGATAGACATGTTCGAACGCGCCTTTACTTCACATCT GAATCACATATTCACTCTTTGATGAATGTTCTTCGCTACTGTAACTTGGATGAATCACTTCAAGGAGAGGATAGCATGTTCTGTGACAATGCTTTGGAACGCCTATTTAAAACAAAGGAGCTTGACTACATGAGTTATATTGTTTTGAGAATGTTTGAAAACACGGAG TTGCCTTTAGAAGATCCCAAGCGCTTCCGTATAGAAATGACTTTTAGCCGTGGTGCAGATTTATCACCTTTGGAG AAGAATGATAGTGAGGCTACTTCATTGCATCAAGAGCACACATTACCGATAATGGGGCCAGAGAGACTGCAAGAAGCAGGGTCATATCTGACACTAGAGAAGATGGAAGCAATGGCTCGGCCGTTTGCTATGCCGGCCGAAGATTTCCCCCCGCCATCAACTCCACAGGGATTCTCAGGGTACTTCTCCAAAAGTGCAGCTGTATTAGAGCGCTTGGTCAACCTTTGGCCCTTTCATAAGCATGGAAATACCAATGGGAAGTAA